ATCTCTCTATTTGCAGCTGAACTAAACACGCTTCTTGCAACTTTTGAACGGATCAATTTTGTCCATGCAAAAATTCGAGGTTGTTGGTTGTTCATGGCTATAGATAGATGAGCTTGCAGATCATGAAATGAATGGCAAAATTGAAGCAGTCTCTAGTAGTAGTATCATTTTCCGTCCATTAATACCACTTCCCAACAATAACAACATTTTTTTTTATCGTACTCTATCTCCATGCGAAACCTAATTAGGTGGGGCGTGATTTTTTCTTTTCATTTCTGAATGAATTCGATCTAAATATAAACATTTACAGTTGGGTCAGAGTGCTCCATTTCGCTGCATTTCCTTGGGTGTGGGGCCGGGTAAAATGACCCACAACAAACGCATTAACTAACCCAACGGCGACTGAATTGTCATGGGAAAAGTAGCTTCCTAAATCTTCACACCCAAGAGTTCAATTGCTCATTCAATGCAATTAATGTCTTCATCTTTGCACTGCACTTATTAATGAACGGATTGTTAGGGCCTTTGGTTATCTCCGCATTAATGGCGGGGGCAAGTGCCCACCCGGGATCCTCTGTGGTAGCTCAACGGCTGGTTTATCGGCCCTGAACTGAAGAAAAGGCAGCACTACAGGAGTTGGAGTAGGACACTGCAGGATCTGTGTTACTGTACTGAAATCCTATGGAATTTGGAATGCATGAGTTAAAATTTGCTTTTAGGAGTACTTTTGTTACAAAAAGGCAAGACATGAGATTTTTGTGGTGTTGATGCCCAACCATCTCCCGCTTTGAAATCAAACTTATGACTAGCAATTTGAGAAGATCAATATGCATGCTTTATATATCTATTTTCTTGTGAGAGGCATTAACTAAACAAAGAATCGAAGTGTGTGGGGGGTATGCGGATGATCGAGCACCTTCTCCACCCCCATGcaatccatccatccatccatgaaGCATGATTGTGCAGGCGTCATATGACTGTCCACACTTTTGACCGCCATTAAGCTGCTGACGGAGCCTGGATTCTGGACAGGTAGAGAATGAGAATATGAGATGGATGTGGAATGGAGCATCGAGCTCCTATTCGAATATGAAATACATATCTGTTGACCGTGGagaaaacatatatatatatatatatatatatatatatatatatatatatatatatccgtCCTACTATGCGGCTTTGAATAAACAACAACAATATTTTACATGATGGGATGCTATGGCCACgcccatatatatatatatatatatatatatatatatatatatatggtcaACTTGTTGGCCAACCATAATCCATTAATCCTGAACAACAATTGCATGCGTAGTCCAACTTGAGGGAAAAAGGGGAAGAACCATGCTGATTTGACTGTTCAACTTCATTTCGAGCAAAAaggaaattaaaaaaaaaaaccGTCAAGAGGTTGAGTGGCCTCCCATGTGTCAACTTGCAAACAAGCATGGAGCGTATGGTTCTCTAGACTCTACACGcgcatacatatatatatatatatatatatagctacACGTAATCAATGGATGGTTAGGAGGAGCAGTTCGCAGCATGGACTTTCCGCTCTGTGCAAATTGTTCAGAGGTCGGCTGATCCATAACTGGATGACGGTACAGATTGTGGTATTAGTTTCTCAAGCAACAGTTGTTAGCGTACTGATGATGGACCTTCCAGGATCAACAGTTGTTAGCCGAAGAACAGTTAGTTCCATCATCAGTAGCGTATCGCAGACGATGCAACTAACCGATCGAATGCTATTACTGCTGCAAGTACGCGCAGGAATCAGAGGGGCTAATCAAGGTCGTGAGCCCTAGCAGAAACTGCACCTTCCAGCGACAAATTCGAAGAGCCATTACAGCATGCAGCTGCCTCGTCTTAGTCTCCAGTACCAGATGCGGCCCAAATGTACAAGCTGTGCAGTTAATCACGGGTACTAGTCTTGGATCTCACTCGCTGTGCTCCGAATGTCAATCCTTGTACTTGTGCCACAAAAATGTCATGGCGTAATGCGTAGCCCTTTGGGGGAAATTGCGGCAGCAGATATGATGGACCCAAGCAAGCATGCGTGCAGTTCATGCATGTACCGGTGGTAGCAGTTTGGGTACGGCGAGACGGATcatacttttttttttctgcagCGATTATTGTAAGCATTTCACTACTGTTTCTAATTTGTCACCTAACGCAAGAAGGGTCTGACGAGCTACAGTGTTGTTTGACAGCTGGGGTCGATCTCCATCTCCATGCAGGTTGCGAATTCTCTGCAAACTCTTCAAGTCTGAAACTTGCAAGCCAGCGCAACCTTGGTTGCTAACATAATTAAGTACTAAGGTGCATGCACCTGTGTGCTGGTGTGTGTGTCATGCTGATGATGGCAAAAGGAAAGGTAAAACAGAACTGTGTCAAATCCTAACAAGATCAATGCTTGGGAGAAAAATTGGAggactaaattttagtcccTGTCACATCAAATATTTAGTTattaattagaagtattaaatatattaATCCTAACAAGATCAATTGCATAGATGGAGGCAAATTTGATatacgaatctattaagcataattattccatgatttgataataTAGTGCTACAGTAAACACATGCTAATGGTGGAtgaattaggtttaatagattcgtctcacgaattagcatccatctatgtaattagttttataattacctCATGTTTAATTCTTCTAATTAGCATACAAAGATCTGATAACATTACTCCGTTTAGCCGAACATCACGAGCACGAGCATGCAGCAGGTCGGGAGAAAAGTACAAGTCTTCAACAATACGCCCGCGCAATAAGTGGTTCCATGAATGCAGAGTGGTTCCTAGTTGAAAAATTTATGCAGATGATGGGGGAGGCGTCGTTTTTAGGGATTGAATGAGGGGAAGTAGGGTTAGCCGGTTAGGCTAGGGCGGGCCCACCACTCAACGACTCCTATGCCCGCGGCTCCCTAGGCCTGCAAAGGAACAAAACACATGCACATTTATCAACCAGGCTGATCCAAGCATCCATTCCCGCCATTGaaatcctcctcctcccccatcCTTGGCTAGCAAGCCTCTTTGCTGTGCTAGCTGTGTGTGTGCCGTGGTGCGCGTCGATTTGCTCCAACTGTTCCCAATAAATGCACCTTGAATGGCTGGCTATCTCTATCCCCGCATTCAATTTCCTCGCACCCAAAAACGACGAGAAGTCTGTGGGAGGCCAGCGGCAAGTCGGACTAGGACTCGTCGCTGCTCCTACTTGCCTTGCTAATTAGTAATCGGAATCATGGAGGTCATCGATTGCTTATTTGCTCCCCGCAATCATTCACCACCAAGAACAAATAGTTGCACGTAGACAACTGTCCCATGCAGTACTCTGTTTCTCTTTGATGGAGGAGTGAAAGTACCtttcttattttttatttttagtttggaAAAGTGCATGTGCACGTTCCATTCCACTGTCTTCACCTCAACACTCGCCAGCTTGAGCGTTGATCTAGGGGGCCACGAAAGAGTCCTCATCGACGTCACCGGAGGATTTCGAATTAGTAAATCAACGAATTTTGAAAATTATCTGAAAGTAATTAGTATAGAAAAGTACTATAAGCGATGGCCCAACGAAGTGTTTTCTTCAGACCGCGGCCCAGAAAATGAACCATCTAACAATGGAGCCGGCCCAGCTAGTAAGCGAacgccccgcccccccccccccccccccaccccaaaAAAAGGCCCAACCTAGTAAGCGAATCGTCCCCTCACCCAGCTCGTCTCCCCACTCCGCCATCCGCTGCCACCGCGCAACCCgccggggcgccgccgccggcgatgaCCACCCCGCGGTTCGTCTCAACCTCTCCCGCCCGTCTATCCTACACGCAGACCTCCCCAGTTCCCAAATCCTTGGGGAGGGATTGCGGTCGGGTCCCCGCTTTCCCCGCTAGGCCGCGCGGTCTCTCGCGCCGTCTCAGGTCGTCGCCTGttatggccgccgccgccggcgtcggcggCAACGGCTCCCCAGCCGCGCCCGGAGACTCCACAGGTAGTTTACGTGGCTGGATAGTGGAATTCTCGCACTCTGTGCTGCGTCGTGCGCGCGTCGTTCTTCAGCTGTGCTCAAGCCTCCACACTTGCATCGTTCATGTTGTGCTCCTCTGGTAGCTAATTCGATGAGTTTTGTTTATTTCAAGTTCATTTATTTACGATTGACTTCAAAATCTCCAGGGTCTTCTAGGATTGGAGAGGTTAAGAGAGTGACCAAGGAGACAAATGTGCATGTGAAGATAAACCTTGATGGCACCGGTGTTGCCGACTGTAGCACAGGGATACCGTTCTTGGACCACATGCTCGATGTGAGTATAGTTTGCTTGGCTTGTGTGTTATCAGTAATTAGGGATTTTTTTTTGGGGGTGGGTGGGTATCTGTACAGATATAATATGCTTGTGGTTGCTTTCTATGTGATTTTCTGGTATCCACGGGTGACGGGAATGGGAAAATTACACCTTATTTTGTTCAAAAGGGGAGAGAACAAAACCTCATAATTGACAGGAGAAACATTTTTTTTATCAAATCAACAATATGGACGAGTGAAAACATCTTCTGATTGGAAAAGTTTTTATGCATGCTGCTCCTAGCTTCAGAATAAGAGGTTCAGTAATATAGTCGTAATATTTTTAGGAAAAAGATGATGTGCTGCACCATTAGAACCAGAAGCCATATGGGTGTGCTACCACAATTTAGTTCCATGTGTTGCAGGTGATCACTCTTGGGACTCCGCTATCGAGCAATTACTTTGCAAAATGCTCGATTCAGTTTTCCTTTTCCTAGTATGATGTGATCAATGGAAAGAGTTTTACTTCTCTTCCTCCAATCAATTAATGTAATGAGAGAGATGGATGGCTCTGGTTATTCCACATAGATGACAGAAATGACCACTGTAGGTGACTAGCACTTGTGAAGAGAAATAAATGTAAATATTAAAATACAACCAAAGCCAGCATGCAAAAAATTGTCTACAGAAGCTCAGCTATTTCCCTTATATTCCTTTACAAAATCATTTATTTTTAATAGGTTTCTGCTCTTTAATGCCCTACTATTCTATCATACTTATATCACGTGGTCCAAAGTAGAAAGTTCTAACTCATGTTAGATACGTATGCTTTTTCAGTCAAAGTTGTCCATTGACTCGAGTTTAAAACTTTCAGCAACTGGCATCACATGGACTCTTTGATGTTTACGTTAAGGCAACAGGTGACACACACATTGATGATCATCACTCAAACGAGGACATTGCTCTGGCAATTGGAACGGTGATTGTTACTTTCCGAGAACATTTTCAACTTGACATTTCTACTTCTAGAAGCACTTGTAGGGATCATTATTAACTTGAGGTTAGGATATCCGTATATTTTCATTTCCTAACTTTTGTACTAAATTTAGCACTGCACAAACATACTGTATTTTCAACTTATACCTTATGCTGAACCATTTGTAGTTTAGTTTCATGTGATCTGCATAGATAGATAGGCAACAATCAGTGAGATGACCTTCTTTGATTGTCTATGTAGGCACTGCTTCAATCACTTGGTGATCGAAAAGGGATTAACCGATTTGGGCATTTTACTGCACCGCTCGATGAGGCAGCAGTTGAGGTTATACTGGTAAGTCACAATCTCTTGCAATATTTACGTACTAGGTATGTGCAATTTTTCATAGACCTGATGTGCCTATGTATGTGTCATATATGCATTCGCAAGCCTCCAATGTTGTGCGAGCATATACCTGAGTTACTCATGCCTGGCTCTAGTGCTCTACACTAAAGAAATGCCCTAGTTCTTTTTTTTGGACTTCCATGTATTCATGAGCATCTACTGTTACTAGAAGCTCGTATATATGCATTTTTTTGACACTTAACATTCAGACTTGTTTGTTGAAGTTTTTCATACTCATGTTTCATATAAAAAATGACAAATACAAGTTATGTTATGTTACTCTTAGCATATATTTGTTTCCCATATCTTATCAATGTTTTAACTTGTATGAGTACACAAGCTTTAAACACCTCATTTGATAAGCTGAACCAAATTGTGCTTTGTTGGGATTTCATGGGTCATTATTTCCCCCCCTATATCCAGGATCTGTCTGGTCGTCCTCATTTAAGCTGCGGCTTAGATATTCCTACTCAGAGAGTTGGTACATATGATACACAGGTAATTTGTGAGATCTGCAGACTTTTTGTCATTTATCAACCATCTGTTCAAAGAAAACAGCATTGATAGCCACCTCTTGCTGTGTTTAAAAAGAAATAATTTTTGATGAAATCTTCAAACAAAATTTGCCAGTCATTTTATTCATCGTCAATGTCATGCAATCCTTTCTGTCTTGTACGCTCGTGCAGTCAAGTTAGGCAAAAGTTTTATTTATTCATTTTGGTTCCAGCTGGTTGAGCACTTTTTCCAGTCTTTGGTGAATACATCTGGGATGACACTTCACATCCGTCAGGTACATATTGCTATATGCTCATTGTTCAAATCAAATTCTCTTCAAAATAGCTGGATCAGTGGTACAATTTCAGTCGTTATCAATCAAGAGCATCATAGGCTGAGCATAAGAGTCGAGATAGTTGATTTTTCCTTGTTGATTAACCTACTTGGCATGACCCTGCTCCACTACGGCCTGATCCCGCTCCATTTTTTCTTTGAAGCTTGCTGGGAAAAACTCGCACCATATTATCGAGGCATGTTTCAAAGCATTTGCTAGGGCCCTTCGACAAGCAACAGAATATGACTTGCGCCGTCATGGCACTGTCCCCAGGTTTGTCTTCACTTACTGGTAGAGGACAGCTGGGGCAGAAAGTTAACAAACATACACTCTGTCCTCCTATTTGGATTCAACCATTTACATAATTACATCCCTGACAGTACCTTTCTTGCTTTTCTATATGGCAGCTCCAAAGGTGTTTTGTCAAGATCATAGCATTACAGGTTCAAACGATTGCGTGTCCGCTTTTAGCTCGCAGCGATCAGAGGAGACAAAACAGAGTGGGCAGCTATATACAGCTTGGTTTGTGCTGCTTGACATTGGAGTCCACATTACCTTTGACAACAAGTTATGGCATCCTTGCTGATGGGATTGTCAAAAATCAAATGTACCACCACTCAGTATTGGGCTTATTTATAGCAGCGGTATAATGTATCTGCTCGCTACTGCAATTCCTCTGCTCTCTGGAGCTACGAGATTATCTGAAGAAGGAGTGGACAATAAGCTGCGATTCTGAAAGCAACTCCAGTCAGGATTCAGGAATAATGCTGTGCCTTGTATAAACTTGGTAACATGGGCTGATCTAAGCCGCATAGGTAATGATTGTCCGCGTTCAAGGGAATAAAATTGGGTTCTGTGCGTCTATTTCTCGTGATACTGGAGTTGGGGAAACTAGCGGTCGCTCGATGCGGTGCGGCCGTCGCTTCTCTGCCGCTGCCTGCAGGCCCTTCGTTCCTAAACGTTAGTCACCGTTGAATTTGGTTACGGCTTTTCTTTAAACACAATAATACGTATGTATGCGCTTACataaaacacacacacacacacacacactcaacCACGTATCTTTTATCTTTACAAGTTTCTTCGACCAAATAAGCTGACAGATTTTAAGATTAACAAAATCGCCATAGTCACATCACTTTCAACGGGCACATTACGTACCACTGAAAGAATAATAATATTATTTATGAAATAGATCCAGTACATTGCAAACACCTGTAGCGGGTCAAGGATTCGAATCCGGGTGGAGGAGTTTCTTCCCAAGAAGTGACCAGTTCGTTGTAATCATGACGTTCAACCATTTATATTGTCTAAAACTTTAGTGCAAATACACAAAAAAACATAATTCATGATGCTAAAACAAAACCACAACAACTAAAATGATATTTACATATTCTTTTTAAAAAAGACAAACGGTCAAACGTCGTGTCTTCAAGTCAGCCGTGATAAACATCTAGGAGCATGCTGACACTCAAATTAAGTTTATTTCATATAGAGGCAACAGTAAAGTTTGTAGTACACTTGTTGCCGTTTGGCCACAAATTATTATTCAACCCAATCGATCGAGCTTCTACTCCTCGATCAACACAAACACATCGCGTGCGCACACATACGCTAGTACACTACGTGTGTGCTACACCGTAAACCTGAACATTACAACCTGCAAGTGGCATCATGTTTGGAGTACTATACTTGTACGTATGACGGCCGGCCTGATGATCATCAGCATCTGCTCTTGTGCAGCAATGCTAGCCGCCGTCGAGGCacaccacctccgccgccttAGGGGTACCCTGGCACGCCGGGGTAGCCGCCGCCGGTCCCGTTGCCGGGATACCCGCCGCCGGGATAACCGCCGCCTCCGggcatgccgccgccgccgccggccacagGGGCCGCGCCGAACGCCTGCTGGACCCAGTCGACCGTGTCCTTCTCGAGCATGAACGCCTTGGCGAGGATCAAGTCCGAGATGGGCGGCTTGGAGCCGAACACGGCGTTGGCGATGGTGACGGTACCGGGGTTCTGGCTGCTGAGCGCCGCGATCGCCACGGCGGGGGCCTTGCCGTTGTTGAGCTGGAAGTGGATGAGCCCCTGCGGGAAGACGAACACGTCCCCGGCCACCAGCTGCTTGGTGAAGAGCGTGTTGTTGAGCAGCTGGTTGGAGGTGACGAACCCCACCAGGAGCGTGCCCTGCATCACCGTCAGGATCTCCGACCCGCGCGGGTGCGTGTGCGGCGGGTTCTGCCCGCCGGGGACGAAGTCGATGCGCGCCAGCGAGATGCCCAGCGTGTTGAGCCCCGGGAGCACGTCCACGGCCACCCCCGCCACCCCGGAGCCCTGCGCGTTCGGGGCGGCCGGCATTATCTTGAAGAAGAAGTCGTTCGCCGTCACCACCTTCGGGTTCTTGCACACCAGCCCGTTCACCAGcactgcatgcacagccatgaATCATCGCCACGCACATCATAAGCTTTGCATTGCATTATACAATAATGGGGATTATGGATGCTTGCAAATACACAGTATACATGTCTGGAAACGTGACTACATGGATGCAAATTAAATAAGATGTTTAATTACCAGCTTGGTTGTTGTTATCAGCGACGCAGAAGTCTTGGAGCTGGGTCGGGTCAGTTGCCAGAACACGGCGGGGAACTGAAGCAAGACCTGCACATGCTACCACTGCAAGCAGGGCAGCGAGGGCACGGGAAGCCATGGCTTATCGTCGACACTAGCTGGCTATGGCAATGCTTGCAAGCGATCGAGCTGCTTGTGCTCTACAACACATGCCAAGGGCACCAATTTATACTGTCATAAAGGTAACTGTGGCGTAGTGGACTGCTTGCACGCTCTACTACAAAATTCACCATCCCTCACTCACTGTGTATATGTAGTAGTTGATCGAGTAGGCATTCCACGATACTACCAATGGCTAGCTGACGTAGGATCTATTTGTGTCCTGTTGTTACAGTCCCACTAAATGTTTGTTTACATAGTGTGATCACGTGCCCGATGTGTATCCTTGTTGAAATACATGCGTGCACGATCTGGTTGGAAAATGTGGGAGAAGATAACGAAAATTTCCAACAGGTGCAACATTCATCCACTAATGACAACGATTTCTATAAGCCACTTGTGACTTTGATTGATCCGCATCCGTAAACAAGTGTTATTATGCGAAAGGAACTGTAGCCTAGTGGTTACAAAAGTCTCAGTAGCACCTCAGGTTCTGGGTTCGACTTCCCGTGGGAGCGAATTTTCTAGAATTTAACGGCGTTGCGCTTTCAGTGGTGGGTGATGTTCCCATCGATAGTGAGGTCTTCATCAATCTCAAGGATTTGTCGGCTCACTCTTCGAAGATGCTCATAAAAATAGGGTTTGCGGACGTGTGTTCACAGAGGTGAGTGTGCGTGCGTTGTGAGTGTCTGAGTTTACTGTGTAATATAAAAAAAGTATTATTATGTACTGAAAATTCTTTGGGTGCACCTCCCGAGAAGATgactattttttttaaaaaatataccCATACGCCACCTCTTCTGTTTTGTATAAATTAATTAATACCCACTCTTTAGCTCATGCCTCCGAGTCCTCCGCCATGCCACACTAGCTTTTCTCCCACCTCCTCCTTTCCACTCTTGATTGTTACCTCAGTAACGCGGAAAGGCCACAAGAGAATAACCTTCCGCGTAtgctggttagctctatctATCACACCTACCCACTATTTAGCGTTCAAGTGCCTCTCTTATTCTCTACCTTCAACTTGATTGATCCGCGCCTCCAAGTCCTCCGTCATGCATGCCATGCTAGCTTTGCTCCTACCTCCTCCCTGAGACACTCTCAATTGACATCTCATTAATActgaaagcccacaagagaatACCACATATACCGCCACCTACCCCCCACGTATTACTCTGCACCAAAAATTGTATGGTGACTAAATTTTTCTTAAATACACCCATAGAATAAAAAAATACAATACCCAATCAACACCTCTTCCATTTAATAAGAGTCAGCATCCACTATTTAACTCGCCCCTTAATTAAAGAGTTTTCTGCCataccacattagctttgctcCTGCCTCCTTCCAGAACCACTCCCCATTGACACCACAATAATATGGAAAACGTAAAAGAGAATACGCTTCACATATGCTTTCTTCCTCTACCGCCATCTACCCCGGTCCCTATTTAGAGCTCAAATGTTGATCTTATTCTCTATCTTCAATTAGAGACAACGAGTTTGACTTAGTCGTTGAAGCTAATCTCTCTTCTTTTAAGTTTCTCCTAAGATTATACTTACTTCATCAACTACAGAACAGCTACCTTATGTCTCAAGCGGTTTGCGTGCTGTAATAATCGCTAAGTAATTTAACTGCAAGTGGCTGGAGGACGGCTTGTGATAACTATTATCCTAGACGAGTCTATTACACCACTTGACATTCTCTTCCATTATGGTGGCGCCACAACAATGTGGAAAACCTAATTTGCTCCCACCTCCTCCTAGAGCCACTCTCGATCGACACCACGATAATGTGGAAAACCTAAAAGAGAATACATTTCACATATGCTTGCTCCCTCTACCGCGCGCCATCTATGCGGTCCTATTTAGCGCTCAAATATTTGTCTTATACTTTACCTTCAACAAGACGATAACTCTCGAGTTTGACTTAGTCATTGAAGCTAATCTCTCTTCTTTTAATTTTATCCTAATGTTATACTTACTTCATCAACTACAGAACGCCTATATACCTTTTATCTCGGGGTTTGCATGTTGTAATAATCGTTAAGTAATTTAACTGCCAGCGGCTGAAGGACGGCTTGTGATATCAATTATCCTAGATGATCGAGTCTATTACATCACTTAACATGCTCTCCTATTACGGTGGCGCCACAACAATCCACTGCCGCCGCTGCCATCCATCCTAATCTACTGCTACCGCCGGTAAATAAAGCCGGTTAAGATTTTAGTGGATAGGAAGACTTCTCGAGGAAATAATGCCATGAGAAAGATGATACCATCAATCGGAGCACATTAAGCAAATTGACTTGTGCATCAGATTGGTACTTGGTTGCCAAACATGATTAAACCTCGCTCATTCTATGATTAATACGTCATGGTTTGAAAATCGGCAGCAAGATAGCAAAAAGTCCTCACACGCGCGCAGTTCGTAACATGCATCCACCAGACCACTAACAGGTAAGGGTTTCCATGAGCTCCACTCCACCTCTGACGTCGGATGCGATCGGCTCGTCAACAAGTATATTGGTTTGCAGCACTGGGAATCCCACTCGCCCGCCAGGATAGAGAGCTTCACGGACAGTACGGTGGCGAGTAATGGCATTAGGTCATGTGCCATCATTCCCCAGTGCTTATCCTCCCCCTGCATTAGTATTATTTGACTTTTAGTTGCCCATGATTAGTGAGTGGTGGCTGTGCAAATGAGAAGGGGTCACAATCTCGCAGATATCCAGTACTATATATTCATAGCACCTAGCTAGCTGaatgtgtgtgtttatgtaGTGCAGGTTGTGACCTTTTAGGTCAACTTTTGGAGTAAACCATGCAATGCTACGTATACTGCCTGTAGGACACGTATCGAGCACAGAAGGTCTCATCGGACTTGGCATTTTTGGAAGGAAATTTTAGTAAATTTAATATTGTCAAACACGGGGCTGCGCACCTGGGGAGTATCGACGGTTAAACACCGGATATGTCGGGTGGGCTCGCTCAGGAGTATAGCTGCTAA
The sequence above is drawn from the Panicum hallii strain FIL2 chromosome 7, PHallii_v3.1, whole genome shotgun sequence genome and encodes:
- the LOC112899815 gene encoding imidazoleglycerol-phosphate dehydratase, coding for MTTPRFVSTSPARLSYTQTSPVPKSLGRDCGRVPAFPARPRGLSRRLRSSPVMAAAAGVGGNGSPAAPGDSTGSSRIGEVKRVTKETNVHVKINLDGTGVADCSTGIPFLDHMLDQLASHGLFDVYVKATGDTHIDDHHSNEDIALAIGTALLQSLGDRKGINRFGHFTAPLDEAAVEVILDLSGRPHLSCGLDIPTQRVGTYDTQLVEHFFQSLVNTSGMTLHIRQLAGKNSHHIIEACFKAFARALRQATEYDLRRHGTVPSSKGVLSRS
- the LOC112899816 gene encoding germin-like protein 4-1 codes for the protein MASRALAALLAVVACAGLASVPRRVLATDPTQLQDFCVADNNNQAVLVNGLVCKNPKVVTANDFFFKIMPAAPNAQGSGVAGVAVDVLPGLNTLGISLARIDFVPGGQNPPHTHPRGSEILTVMQGTLLVGFVTSNQLLNNTLFTKQLVAGDVFVFPQGLIHFQLNNGKAPAVAIAALSSQNPGTVTIANAVFGSKPPISDLILAKAFMLEKDTVDWVQQAFGAAPVAGGGGGMPGGGGYPGGGYPGNGTGGGYPGVPGYP